The following are encoded together in the Alphaproteobacteria bacterium genome:
- a CDS encoding carbohydrate ABC transporter permease yields MTAATDAAAPDARRAGRAVYIGAVVLLCAWVLGPLYLLLVNTLSSPETVNSFPKPFIPELDLGALTFFANFAGMLSALKNSVLVAGLTMVLSILIGAPAGYALSRFEFRGKALFRLLILLTRAFPLPLLALPLAVMFIRTGLDDTVFGLALVHTTLAIPFAVLITFSLFSGIPLELEEAAWTLGCTRLTAFTKVVLPLILPGITASAIFAFVISWNEVFAAAVLTIENRTLTAFLLQNLDTAPLHLKFAGGFILVVPALIFIFAVRKYLFAMWGIANR; encoded by the coding sequence ATGACCGCCGCCACCGACGCCGCGGCACCCGACGCAAGGCGCGCCGGCCGCGCCGTCTACATCGGCGCTGTGGTGCTGCTTTGCGCCTGGGTGCTGGGCCCGCTCTACCTGCTCCTCGTCAACACGCTGTCGTCGCCGGAAACGGTGAACAGCTTCCCGAAGCCGTTCATCCCCGAACTCGACCTCGGCGCGCTGACCTTCTTCGCCAATTTCGCCGGCATGCTGAGCGCCTTGAAGAACTCGGTGCTGGTGGCCGGGCTGACCATGGTCCTGTCCATCCTGATCGGAGCGCCCGCCGGCTATGCGCTGTCGCGCTTCGAGTTCCGCGGCAAGGCGCTGTTCCGGCTCCTGATCCTGCTGACCCGCGCCTTCCCGCTGCCGCTGCTGGCGCTGCCGCTCGCGGTGATGTTCATCCGCACCGGGCTGGACGATACCGTCTTCGGCCTCGCGCTGGTGCACACGACGCTGGCGATCCCGTTCGCGGTGCTGATCACGTTCTCGCTCTTCTCCGGCATTCCGCTGGAACTGGAAGAGGCCGCCTGGACCCTGGGCTGCACAAGGCTGACCGCCTTCACCAAGGTCGTGCTGCCGCTGATCCTTCCCGGCATCACTGCGTCCGCGATCTTCGCCTTCGTGATCTCGTGGAACGAGGTGTTCGCGGCGGCGGTCCTGACCATCGAGAACCGCACCCTGACCGCGTTCCTGCTGCAGAACCTGGACACCGCGCCGCTGCATCTGAAGTTCGCCGGCGGCTTCATCCTGGTCGTGCCGGCGCTGATCTTCATCTTCGCCGTGCGCAAATACCTCTTCGCCATGTGGGGCATCGCCAACCGCTAG
- a CDS encoding ABC transporter ATP-binding protein has product MAEILIKNVAKAFGSYQALRDIDLTIADREFMVLLGASGCGKTTLLRIVAGLETATTGEVWIGGRRVDRLAPKDRGIAMVFQNYAVFPHLTVFENIGFGLRMRKLPNDEVTRRVERTATLMHIEQLLKRYSGELSGGQRQRVAVARALAMEPDVILMDEPLSNLDALLRLEMRAELKGVLAESRTTAIYVTHDQVEAMSLADRISVMHQGKVVQAASPIEVYRNPAAEFVAGFIGNPPMNFLPAVPAGDGNWTVAGRRMPGPAASRPLNFAVRPEDLRPAESGLAAVAKVVEPLGAHLLVTCDVEGRMFRAVLDSDLTIRPGDTLTLAPQADRVRWFDPETTLAVS; this is encoded by the coding sequence ATGGCTGAAATCCTGATCAAGAACGTCGCCAAGGCCTTCGGCAGCTACCAGGCGCTGCGGGACATCGACCTGACCATCGCCGACCGGGAATTCATGGTGCTGCTCGGCGCGTCGGGCTGCGGCAAGACCACGCTGCTGCGGATCGTCGCGGGGCTCGAGACCGCCACGACCGGCGAGGTCTGGATCGGCGGGCGGCGTGTCGACCGCCTGGCGCCGAAGGATCGCGGCATCGCGATGGTGTTCCAGAACTATGCGGTGTTCCCGCACCTGACGGTGTTCGAGAACATCGGCTTCGGCCTCCGCATGCGCAAGCTGCCGAACGACGAGGTCACGCGCCGGGTCGAGCGGACCGCCACGCTGATGCATATCGAGCAGCTGCTGAAGCGCTATTCGGGCGAGTTATCGGGCGGCCAGCGCCAGCGGGTCGCCGTGGCCCGGGCGCTGGCGATGGAGCCGGACGTGATCCTGATGGACGAGCCGCTGTCGAATCTCGACGCGCTGCTGCGGCTGGAGATGCGCGCCGAACTGAAGGGCGTGCTGGCGGAAAGCCGGACCACCGCGATCTACGTCACCCACGACCAGGTCGAGGCGATGAGCCTTGCCGACCGGATCAGCGTGATGCACCAGGGCAAGGTCGTGCAGGCGGCCTCGCCGATCGAGGTCTACCGCAACCCGGCCGCCGAATTCGTCGCCGGCTTCATCGGCAACCCGCCGATGAACTTCCTGCCCGCCGTCCCGGCCGGGGACGGCAACTGGACCGTTGCCGGGCGCCGGATGCCCGGCCCCGCGGCGTCGCGGCCGCTGAACTTCGCCGTCCGTCCCGAGGATCTGCGCCCGGCCGAGAGCGGGCTAGCGGCGGTGGCCAAGGTCGTCGAGCCGCTCGGCGCGCATCTTCTGGTCACCTGCGATGTCGAAGGCCGGATGTTCCGCGCGGTGCTCGACAGCGACCTGACGATCCGGCCCGGCGACACGCTGACGTTGGCCCCGCAGGCCGACCGCGTGCGCTGGTTCGACCCCGAAACGACTCTTGCCGTCTCCTGA
- a CDS encoding trehalase family glycosidase: MSATLIDRAAAILRQNDLGDYTVPTHGLYPFQWNWDSCLTALGQAHFDEARAWREIETLFAHQWDDGMVPHIVFHKNDDGYFPGPDVWATGRPVPTSGITQPPVAGFAVARLFARAGDRALAEAKARALLPRVHAWHEWFFRCRDPEGTGLVAVIHPWETGRDNSIDWDEAFERVPNDGVAPFVRRDTQHANPEHRPTQAQYERYIWLVQLFRGLGWDNSRLHDASPFRLVDPGFNGILFRACADLADLAEQLGEHAIAAASRARVARGIAALDTLWDDRLGQYLCYDRAAAKRVDSPSVAGILAAFAPIPPARAQAIAGQVQRLAGATTYVVPSHDPADPRFDARRYWRGPVWLIVNFMVAHGLAAQGQSAVARRITESSLRLIERHGFAEYYDPMTGEPCGGTSFTWTAAMVLEFLKAA; this comes from the coding sequence ATGTCTGCGACCTTGATCGACCGCGCCGCCGCGATCCTGCGCCAGAACGACCTTGGCGACTACACCGTGCCGACCCACGGCCTCTATCCGTTCCAGTGGAACTGGGATTCGTGCCTGACCGCTCTGGGGCAGGCGCATTTCGACGAGGCCCGCGCCTGGCGCGAGATCGAGACGCTGTTCGCCCATCAGTGGGACGACGGCATGGTTCCCCATATCGTCTTCCACAAGAATGACGACGGCTATTTCCCGGGCCCCGACGTCTGGGCCACCGGCCGGCCGGTGCCGACCTCGGGCATCACCCAGCCGCCGGTCGCGGGTTTCGCGGTGGCGCGCCTCTTCGCCCGCGCCGGCGACCGGGCGCTCGCCGAGGCGAAGGCCCGCGCGCTGCTGCCGCGCGTCCACGCCTGGCACGAGTGGTTCTTCCGCTGCCGCGACCCCGAGGGCACCGGCCTCGTCGCCGTCATCCATCCCTGGGAGACCGGCCGCGACAATTCCATCGACTGGGACGAGGCCTTCGAGCGGGTGCCGAACGACGGCGTCGCGCCCTTCGTGCGCCGCGACACCCAGCACGCCAATCCCGAGCATCGCCCGACCCAGGCGCAGTATGAGCGCTACATCTGGCTGGTGCAGCTGTTCCGCGGGCTCGGCTGGGACAACAGCCGGCTGCACGACGCCTCGCCGTTCCGGCTGGTCGATCCGGGTTTCAACGGCATCCTGTTTCGCGCCTGCGCCGACCTGGCCGACCTGGCCGAACAGCTCGGCGAGCACGCCATCGCCGCGGCCTCGCGCGCCCGCGTCGCCCGCGGCATTGCCGCGCTCGATACGCTGTGGGACGACCGTCTCGGCCAGTATCTTTGCTACGACCGCGCGGCGGCGAAGCGGGTCGACAGCCCGTCCGTCGCCGGCATCCTCGCGGCATTCGCGCCGATCCCGCCGGCACGGGCGCAGGCCATAGCCGGCCAGGTGCAGCGTCTGGCCGGCGCGACGACCTATGTCGTGCCGAGCCACGACCCCGCCGACCCGCGCTTCGACGCCCGCCGCTACTGGCGCGGACCGGTGTGGCTGATCGTGAACTTCATGGTTGCCCACGGGCTGGCCGCACAGGGCCAGTCGGCGGTTGCCCGTCGCATCACCGAGAGCAGCCTGCGCCTGATCGAGCGGCACGGCTTTGCCGAATACTACGATCCGATGACCGGGGAACCGTGCGGCGGCACCTCGTTCACCTGGACCGCCGCGATGGTGCTCGAGTTCCTTAAGGCGGCCTGA
- a CDS encoding PIG-L family deacetylase: MRIALVTAHPDDAEIFAGGIVAAYRRMGAEVAIVVATDGAKGGPGDPRDLARRRAAEARAGAALLGAELMLLGFPDGALAAAPDFAARLADRLAAVAPDLVLSHGPHDYHADHRAVAQAAAAAVSFRAPLAWLDTPMGVGQQPTHYVDITADDDLKARAILCHASQDPHRFVEQARLQARFRAAQCGHDGFAEAIRHEPAFPFADIRALLPAPPPMRPLRDRRADTAPSGAA; the protein is encoded by the coding sequence ATGCGCATCGCGCTGGTCACCGCGCATCCCGACGACGCGGAGATCTTCGCCGGCGGCATCGTCGCGGCCTATCGCCGGATGGGGGCCGAGGTCGCGATCGTCGTCGCCACCGACGGCGCCAAGGGCGGCCCGGGCGATCCCCGCGATCTGGCCCGGCGCCGTGCCGCCGAGGCGCGCGCCGGCGCCGCGCTGCTCGGCGCCGAGCTGATGCTGCTCGGCTTTCCCGACGGCGCGCTGGCCGCGGCGCCGGACTTCGCAGCCCGGCTCGCGGACCGGCTGGCAGCCGTCGCGCCAGACCTCGTGCTGTCGCATGGTCCGCACGACTATCACGCCGATCACCGCGCGGTGGCGCAGGCGGCGGCCGCGGCGGTCTCGTTCCGCGCACCGCTGGCCTGGCTCGACACGCCGATGGGTGTGGGCCAGCAGCCGACGCATTATGTCGACATCACCGCCGACGACGACCTGAAGGCGCGCGCGATCCTCTGCCATGCGAGCCAGGACCCGCACCGCTTCGTCGAGCAGGCCCGGCTGCAGGCGCGGTTTCGCGCCGCGCAATGCGGCCATGACGGCTTTGCCGAAGCGATCCGGCACGAGCCGGCCTTTCCGTTCGCCGACATCCGCGCGCTGCTGCCCGCGCCGCCGCCCATGCGCCCGCTCCGCGACAGGCGGGCCGACACCGCGCCGAGCGGAGCCGCCTGA
- a CDS encoding YopT-type cysteine protease domain-containing protein: protein MHIYELMQSTARQYNAKHFGFDQYWKKPTFSKSNQGGVCKALVFGWLKSSHKHGYLTNETVGLIHSDVRMKHIDQRQTRLGRHNKDHDYLDRFLAGDRTSRGFGALNLTRIGDPYVASTALARVSGYELIPSTANIFWNTYESCGCTMGFGSETMKQNHMVGAYKAPKEFMFFDPNGGLMCFKNADQFHPWFLQQFFRAEAYATFNFAEFVYYKVG from the coding sequence ATGCACATCTATGAGCTGATGCAGTCCACTGCACGGCAATACAACGCCAAGCATTTCGGCTTCGATCAATACTGGAAGAAACCCACATTCTCCAAGTCGAACCAGGGCGGCGTCTGCAAGGCCCTGGTCTTCGGCTGGCTGAAGTCTTCGCACAAGCACGGCTACCTCACCAACGAGACGGTCGGGCTGATCCACTCCGACGTCAGGATGAAGCACATCGATCAACGACAGACCCGGCTGGGCCGGCACAACAAGGACCACGACTATCTCGACCGGTTCCTCGCCGGCGACCGCACCAGCCGCGGCTTCGGCGCCTTGAACCTCACACGCATCGGCGATCCCTATGTGGCGAGCACCGCGCTCGCCAGGGTCTCCGGCTACGAACTGATTCCCTCCACCGCGAATATTTTCTGGAACACCTATGAGAGCTGCGGTTGCACCATGGGCTTCGGCTCCGAGACCATGAAACAGAACCATATGGTCGGGGCGTACAAGGCACCGAAGGAGTTCATGTTCTTCGATCCGAACGGCGGACTGATGTGCTTCAAGAACGCCGACCAGTTCCACCCGTGGTTCCTGCAGCAATTCTTCCGGGCCGAGGCCTATGCCACCTTCAACTTCGCCGAGTTCGTCTACTACAAGGTGGGATAG
- a CDS encoding VOC family protein produces the protein MTTAKNTICLWYDGDAEAAARFYAATFPDSAVGAVWRAPGDYPSGQQGDALVVEFTVCGIPCIGLNGGPQAKHSEAFSFQIATEDQAETDRYWNAIVGNGGQESACGWCKDRWGVSWQITPRVLTEAIAAGGAEAGRAFAAMMEMRKIDVAAIEAARRG, from the coding sequence ATGACGACGGCAAAGAACACGATATGCCTCTGGTACGACGGGGACGCGGAGGCGGCAGCCCGCTTCTACGCCGCGACATTCCCCGACAGCGCCGTCGGGGCCGTGTGGCGCGCACCGGGCGACTATCCGTCGGGCCAGCAGGGCGACGCGCTGGTGGTGGAGTTCACCGTCTGCGGCATCCCCTGCATCGGCCTGAACGGCGGGCCCCAGGCCAAGCACAGCGAGGCGTTCTCGTTCCAGATTGCCACCGAAGACCAGGCGGAGACCGACCGTTACTGGAACGCGATCGTCGGCAACGGCGGCCAGGAAAGCGCCTGCGGCTGGTGCAAGGACCGCTGGGGCGTCTCATGGCAGATCACCCCGCGGGTGCTGACCGAGGCGATCGCCGCCGGCGGCGCCGAGGCCGGCCGCGCCTTTGCCGCCATGATGGAGATGCGCAAGATCGACGTCGCCGCGATCGAGGCGGCCCGGCGCGGGTGA
- a CDS encoding phytanoyl-CoA dioxygenase family protein — protein sequence MTQTSPAAAPAAATGNPAVAAARARYDRDGYLSPIRVMAADAATALYDALEAQRHAQPDRAQKAIGPNCHLLFPTLWDLAHDPRVLDAVEPLIGPDILIWSGQIFGKPAMSGGYVSWHQDSTYWGLEPPDIVTAWVALTPSTVASGCMRVVPGSHGWGQLEHKDSFADHNLLSRGQEVQVDVDEATAVDIVLEPGEMSLHHVRIVHGSAPNRAAHPRFGFAIRYIPTYCRQARARTFAALARGTDAYGHFDQPPRPDAPLSEAAWSAHAESLARINAVMMAGATQDSRIAGYRAGS from the coding sequence ATGACCCAGACTTCGCCCGCCGCTGCGCCGGCCGCTGCAACAGGCAACCCGGCGGTCGCGGCCGCCCGCGCCCGCTACGACCGCGACGGCTATCTGTCGCCGATCCGGGTGATGGCGGCCGACGCGGCGACCGCGCTTTACGATGCGCTCGAGGCGCAGCGCCACGCCCAGCCGGACCGCGCGCAGAAGGCGATCGGTCCGAACTGCCACCTGCTGTTCCCCACGCTGTGGGACCTCGCCCACGACCCGCGGGTGCTGGACGCGGTCGAACCGCTGATCGGGCCCGACATCCTGATCTGGTCCGGCCAGATCTTCGGCAAGCCGGCGATGAGCGGCGGCTATGTCTCCTGGCACCAGGACTCGACCTATTGGGGGCTGGAGCCGCCGGACATCGTCACCGCCTGGGTGGCGCTGACGCCGAGCACGGTGGCGAGCGGTTGCATGCGGGTGGTGCCCGGCAGCCACGGCTGGGGCCAGCTCGAGCACAAGGACAGCTTCGCCGACCACAATCTCCTGAGCCGCGGCCAGGAGGTGCAGGTCGACGTCGACGAGGCCACGGCGGTCGACATCGTGCTCGAGCCCGGCGAGATGAGCCTGCACCACGTGCGCATCGTCCACGGCTCGGCGCCGAACCGCGCGGCCCACCCGCGCTTCGGCTTCGCCATCCGCTACATCCCGACCTATTGCCGCCAGGCCCGCGCCCGCACCTTCGCCGCGCTGGCCCGCGGCACCGACGCCTACGGCCACTTCGACCAGCCGCCACGGCCCGACGCCCCGCTCAGCGAGGCCGCCTGGTCCGCCCACGCGGAATCGCTGGCGCGGATCAACGCGGTGATGATGGCAGGGGCCACGCAGGACAGCCGGATCGCGGGGTACCGGGCGGGTTCGTAG
- a CDS encoding glutathione S-transferase family protein, translating to MKLFFSRNPNPRLAVAVARHLRSPVAFAFAAPLAPGEAERFRPLNPNLRIPILEENGRGLWEADAIACRLARLAGSGFWPTGVDDEPELIRWLSWGKANFVHACDMVHFERGTRLRYGLGPVDEAKVAEGMAGFRAGAALLEAELAGRDWLLGDAPTYADFRMATFLPYNDVARLPLAEFPALQAWYGRLDAIDAWRDPFAGLDAPPLPPIPA from the coding sequence ATGAAGCTCTTTTTCAGCCGCAACCCCAATCCGCGCCTCGCGGTGGCCGTCGCGCGCCATCTGCGCTCGCCGGTCGCGTTCGCGTTCGCCGCGCCGCTGGCGCCCGGCGAGGCCGAACGGTTCCGCCCGCTGAACCCGAACCTGCGCATCCCGATCCTGGAGGAGAACGGCCGCGGGCTGTGGGAGGCCGACGCCATCGCCTGCCGGCTGGCGCGCCTGGCCGGCTCCGGCTTCTGGCCCACCGGCGTCGACGACGAGCCGGAGCTGATCCGCTGGCTGAGCTGGGGCAAGGCCAACTTCGTCCACGCCTGCGACATGGTGCATTTCGAGCGCGGCACCAGGCTGCGCTACGGCCTGGGCCCGGTCGACGAGGCCAAGGTGGCGGAAGGGATGGCCGGTTTCCGCGCCGGCGCCGCGTTGCTGGAGGCGGAGCTGGCCGGCCGCGACTGGCTGCTGGGCGACGCCCCGACCTATGCCGATTTCCGCATGGCGACCTTCCTGCCCTACAACGACGTCGCCCGCCTGCCGCTGGCGGAGTTCCCGGCGTTGCAGGCCTGGTACGGCCGGCTCGACGCCATCGACGCCTGGCGCGACCCGTTCGCTGGCCTCGACGCGCCGCCGCTGCCGCCGATTCCGGCCTGA
- a CDS encoding flotillin domain-containing protein, which produces MWEFLLPVIAVVAIILVIVLILMRMWRRATREVSLVRTGSGGRKVIMDGGCVSLPVFHEITRVNMKTLRLEIRRSAEAALITKDRMRVDVGVEFYVRVNATEEGVSRAAQTLGDKTFNVDALRDMIEGKLVDGLRSVAARMTMDELHESRSDFVQEVQNGVNEDLAKNGLELESVSLTALDQTPFEALDENNAFNAVGMRKLAEVIAKSKKERAQIDAEADVAVRLAALEAERRKIEIARDEEQARIEQVQQLETLRAAQEAEIAKRQEDSARQSEEARIQKEREVRAAEIARERAIREAEIQKDRELEVAEQERQIIVAQKSEEESRARASADAARAEAVRATEAVTTARTVAEAERSKQVALIEATREAEREATRIRVSAQAEKEAAADRAAAVREEAQAEADSIAIRAEAKKADLLAQAEGQRAIIDAENVLSAEIIRMKVELEKLRALPEIVAQMVKPAEKIDSIRIHQITGLGGINGAGGNGAGAEKTPVNQAMDSILGMALQLPAMRKLGEDLGLSMDGDLAAVVKGAVSGGGADTQAAKATAAPKNGRGADKG; this is translated from the coding sequence ATGTGGGAGTTTCTGTTGCCGGTGATCGCCGTCGTCGCGATCATACTCGTGATCGTCCTGATTCTGATGCGGATGTGGCGGCGCGCCACCCGCGAGGTCAGCCTGGTGCGCACGGGCAGCGGCGGCCGCAAGGTGATCATGGACGGCGGCTGCGTATCGCTGCCGGTTTTCCATGAAATCACCCGCGTCAACATGAAGACGCTGCGGCTGGAGATTCGGCGCTCGGCCGAGGCGGCGCTGATCACCAAGGACCGCATGCGCGTCGACGTCGGCGTCGAGTTCTACGTCCGCGTCAATGCGACCGAGGAGGGCGTGTCGCGCGCGGCGCAGACCCTCGGCGACAAGACCTTCAACGTCGATGCGCTGCGCGACATGATCGAGGGCAAGCTGGTCGACGGCCTGCGCTCGGTGGCGGCGCGGATGACCATGGATGAGCTGCACGAGAGCCGGTCGGACTTCGTGCAGGAGGTGCAGAACGGCGTCAACGAGGACCTGGCCAAGAACGGCCTGGAGCTGGAATCGGTGTCGCTGACCGCGCTGGACCAGACCCCGTTCGAGGCGCTGGACGAGAACAACGCCTTCAACGCGGTCGGCATGCGCAAGCTGGCCGAGGTGATCGCCAAGTCAAAGAAGGAGCGCGCGCAGATCGACGCCGAGGCCGACGTGGCGGTGCGGCTGGCCGCGCTGGAGGCCGAGCGGCGCAAGATCGAGATCGCGCGCGACGAGGAGCAGGCCCGCATCGAGCAGGTGCAGCAGCTGGAGACCCTGCGTGCCGCGCAGGAGGCCGAGATCGCCAAGCGCCAGGAGGACAGTGCCCGCCAGTCTGAAGAGGCCCGCATCCAGAAGGAGCGTGAGGTGCGCGCCGCCGAGATCGCCCGCGAGCGTGCGATCCGCGAGGCCGAGATCCAGAAGGACCGCGAGCTCGAAGTCGCCGAGCAGGAGCGGCAGATCATCGTCGCCCAGAAGTCGGAGGAGGAGAGCCGGGCGCGGGCCAGCGCCGACGCCGCGCGGGCCGAGGCGGTGCGGGCCACCGAGGCGGTGACCACGGCGCGCACCGTCGCCGAGGCCGAGCGGTCGAAGCAGGTCGCGCTGATCGAGGCGACCCGCGAGGCCGAGCGCGAGGCGACCCGCATCCGCGTGTCGGCCCAGGCCGAGAAGGAGGCCGCCGCCGACCGCGCCGCCGCGGTGCGCGAGGAGGCGCAGGCCGAGGCCGACAGCATCGCCATCCGCGCCGAGGCGAAGAAGGCCGACCTGCTGGCGCAGGCCGAGGGCCAGCGCGCGATCATCGACGCCGAGAACGTGCTGTCGGCCGAGATCATCCGCATGAAGGTGGAGCTGGAGAAGCTGAGAGCGCTGCCGGAGATCGTCGCGCAGATGGTGAAGCCGGCGGAGAAGATCGATTCGATCCGCATCCACCAGATCACCGGTCTGGGCGGCATCAACGGCGCCGGCGGCAACGGCGCGGGCGCCGAGAAGACGCCGGTCAACCAGGCGATGGACTCGATCCTCGGCATGGCCCTGCAGCTGCCCGCCATGCGCAAGCTCGGCGAGGACCTCGGCCTCAGCATGGACGGCGACCTCGCCGCCGTGGTCAAGGGTGCGGTCTCCGGCGGCGGCGCGGACACGCAGGCGGCGAAAGCGACCGCCGCGCCGAAGAACGGCCGCGGCGCCGACAAGGGCTGA
- a CDS encoding DUF1449 family protein produces MTLWEFLLSSEMVPFTAGFALILLVLFLEIVALILGGSLLGAHGGAEVHAPDIDGPAVDAPHIDMPDADLPDVHAPDVHAPDVHAEVGGAAGILGALGLGDAPFMVWLIAAIGGFSVSGYVAQLLAREALGAPLSAWLVGTGALVFGLALAKRASRFIARILPKVQTEAVSEARLGSRVGVITVGTARAGRPAEAKITDHFGNTHYIRVEPMRDGEELTAGTQIAVMRRKGRVYSAVKLED; encoded by the coding sequence ATGACGCTTTGGGAGTTTCTGCTGTCTTCGGAGATGGTGCCGTTCACCGCCGGGTTTGCGCTGATTCTCCTGGTTCTATTCTTGGAAATCGTCGCACTGATCTTGGGCGGCTCGCTGCTTGGCGCGCACGGCGGAGCCGAAGTTCATGCACCCGACATCGACGGCCCGGCCGTCGACGCTCCGCACATCGACATGCCCGATGCGGATCTGCCAGACGTGCATGCGCCAGACGTGCATGCGCCAGACGTGCATGCGGAGGTCGGCGGTGCCGCCGGCATTCTCGGTGCGCTCGGCCTGGGCGATGCGCCGTTCATGGTCTGGCTGATTGCTGCCATCGGTGGCTTCAGCGTCAGCGGCTATGTTGCCCAGTTGCTCGCCCGTGAGGCTCTCGGCGCGCCGCTATCGGCATGGCTGGTCGGGACGGGTGCGCTGGTGTTCGGCCTTGCTTTGGCCAAGAGGGCGTCACGATTCATCGCTAGGATTCTGCCGAAAGTGCAGACCGAGGCGGTGTCCGAGGCGCGGCTGGGTAGCCGGGTCGGCGTGATCACGGTCGGTACCGCCCGCGCCGGGCGGCCGGCGGAGGCGAAAATCACAGACCACTTCGGCAACACCCACTACATCCGGGTCGAGCCGATGCGCGACGGCGAAGAACTGACCGCGGGCACGCAGATTGCTGTGATGCGCCGCAAGGGCCGCGTCTACAGCGCGGTGAAGCTTGAAGACTAG